The following proteins come from a genomic window of Proteiniphilum propionicum:
- a CDS encoding ComEC/Rec2 family competence protein, with translation MKLKISIRVFPVSFFIIMLLACCTTGKRFTLWQLPSQVNTIGNSYIIKSNGGKVVVIDGGTASEESYLRGFIGALGNEVELWIVSHPHDDHMGALTNILEKPNDIIIKRIIHSALPDSIIRLEEASQEDVYKYDRALNNSGIDVVNITEPGLQFDIDEIRFKILGVANPEFTTNPYNNSSCIIRVWDNHKSFVFLGDAGVECGNKALQSSFVNDLNCDYLQMAHHGQQGCDENFYKTVNFHTCLWSTPTWVWENNNGGGPGSGNLTTMDTRKWMDEKGIRKHFISWQGLAKIK, from the coding sequence ATGAAATTAAAAATCTCAATCCGCGTTTTCCCGGTATCTTTTTTTATTATAATGCTCCTTGCCTGTTGTACTACCGGGAAAAGGTTTACACTCTGGCAACTGCCCTCACAGGTCAATACAATCGGTAATAGCTATATCATAAAAAGTAATGGAGGAAAAGTTGTTGTAATAGACGGAGGCACAGCATCGGAAGAATCATACCTGAGAGGCTTTATAGGAGCACTTGGAAATGAAGTGGAACTGTGGATCGTAAGCCATCCACATGATGACCATATGGGTGCTCTTACAAATATACTGGAAAAGCCCAACGACATCATTATTAAAAGAATTATCCATTCGGCACTCCCTGATTCCATTATCAGACTGGAAGAGGCCAGTCAGGAAGATGTGTATAAATATGATAGAGCACTTAACAATTCCGGTATAGATGTGGTGAATATTACCGAACCGGGTTTGCAGTTTGATATTGATGAAATCAGATTCAAGATATTAGGGGTCGCCAATCCTGAATTCACAACAAATCCGTACAACAACTCAAGTTGCATCATTCGTGTTTGGGATAACCACAAATCGTTCGTTTTTCTTGGTGATGCCGGCGTTGAGTGTGGGAATAAAGCACTCCAAAGTTCATTTGTAAACGATCTGAACTGCGACTACCTGCAGATGGCTCATCATGGGCAGCAAGGGTGTGATGAGAATTTTTACAAAACAGTCAACTTCCATACCTGTCTCTGGTCAACTCCAACCTGGGTTTGGGAGAACAATAATGGGGGCGGCCCCGGCTCAGGAAATCTGACAACGATGGATACACGTAAATGGATGGATGAAAAAGGAATAAGAAAACATTTTATTTCCTGGCAAGGACTTGCAAAAATAAAATAG